taactttcgtcAGGTTCAGAGACATGGTCCCCACGAGCAATTCTtaagctaaattttggattttgttggaaaatttatattttgatatggaattaattcctataattttattgactgaatcagaTTATTTATGGAAAGATTCGgggcgtttggaggccgattcgctaGCTAAgggcattgcagaataaagaattatacggtttgaggtaagtaacagttctaaatttggtcctgaggaaataaaaccccggattatgtattatgtgattggttttgaggtgacgtgactggcgtgtgagcgtgcaccgtaggaattgtgacttggtcaaattctatggaattgtgtagttgaataatttgttgatatcagtacattctctacgtgttagagaaaattgagctgagactcgtattaaaaatcatgcttagacatatgctgttattattggtacccactgggtcatttctgtggttgaattatatgttcaaattgtaatttcacactcagtcatgttcattcatttcatatcatatctcagtctttgttgctatttatcgatacatcatattatcatttttgggttgatttttatgacatcttgagtccgagagactggagaggttgatgactgagtgaggccgagggcctaattgtgaggatatctATGTGATCGAACTGTGTGTCGCaacatgccatgattggcttattatagcgcttgggctgaaagagcccctccggagtcttacacacccccagtgagcgcaggtacctactgagtgcgagtgtcgagtgctgaatgattgagaggaatgagtgactgtgaggaaagagtgactgtgaggttagagtgaatgggaggactcagtgactgttactctgagaggatgcattaatttcattattgctgcatttcatctctcatatatcattgttttggaaatttttgaaagacATTATCTTCTATTTAAGTCgaagttgatatgaaattactgtggaaTTTCAAAtattgaacttgagagcatgcctaccctttttgTGTTGAaaattactgtatttggacttagttgtgaagcttgtcactactttcagttcttatttattattgttacttactgagttagttgtactcatactacaccctgcacttcgtgtgcagatccaggtgatcctgaatacagtgggtgttgattctttggcACAGTTAATATTTCGGAgtttcagaggtagctgccgtgtttcgcagaccttgtctctccttccctgtctccttgtttactgtatttggtctcagactattttAGACAGTACTTTctagacttgtaatgtatagatgctcatgtactcagtgacaccggattttgtgAGTGTGTTTTATAtctagtatttgtgggatttttcCTTAAACctaaattattatgtttttccGTATTTAAAAGAAATCGTGGGTTATttatgttgtcggcttgcctagtattgagataggcaccatcacgacggttagaattttgggttgtgacagattTGCTGAATAATTCTGCCTCAACGACATTATGTTGATTTTTTAGCTTGTCAAAATGGCGCAAATTAAAGATCTCCATATGAAATGAAGGATCATTTGTTTCCTCGACAAATATCCCCGCATAAATGTCAGCCTCGAGTTGTGTGTTGTAGCCTTTAATTTTAAGTTATTTGGTCCGACAACAAAATAGTTCAAGTGATTTATGTCACGTTCCTGTATCTTGATCCTAAAAAACATAACAACATACTTTCCGATTGAGGCATGTATACGATTGCCCTAGAGAGCCGGAACTGATAATTAGGATATAACATATTGCTGATAAATTACAGATACACATAAATTAGTACCCAAATGTGAAACCAAAATTtagaaacaaaaagagaaatacGAGTAATATACATAATCGTTTTATGTGGGTAGTTTGATGTAAGTTAAATAATATGTTTAACACAAATACACAATTGTAATTGGATAAAAAGAAGGAGAAATGGCAGATAGACAGAGACAATATGATATAGTTAGCATTCTCCTCCCTCGGCATAAATTTAATCTTGAATATATCGATTCTTTTCCAATAAAACGATGAAACTAAATTGAGCATCTGTGCAGTCACGGCTTCATTTAGGAAAGCTAAAAATTGTAATTGCGCTTATTTCTTGTCCATCCCAATAAAGTTAGGTATTTCAGTACCATAAATTCATCTGCTAAATATCAAATATTccaaaacattaaaaaaaagaaaacaaatactaTAAAGATAGAAAACAGTAAAACTTAAAACTATACAGATGAACTATTTTCATCATTGTGCCAATCCTACTTTAGACTATCTCCTTTGCGGGCTTTAATCCATTCCCTTGTGGCTTTGGTTCTGCATCATCCACGAACTTGTTCCAGTACCAATGCTCTCTCCAAACTTGAGACATCTCTTCAATTGGTATATTCTTTGTTTCGGGCACGTACAAGTAGACAAACACAGTCATTATTAACACAAAGACCGCAAAGAAGATAAATAGACCAAACTTCATCCCACATAGCATCTTCAAGAAAATTTGTGCAACTCCGAAAGTGAAAAACATGTTCATGGAGACAGTAACACATTGTGCTGCAGATCGAACTTCCAATGGAGAAATCTCACTCGGAACCAACCATCCTAAAGGACCCCATGAATATGCAAAGTTAGCAACGAATACACAGATGCAAACAACCACTAAAGCTGCAAACCAAAGTGGCAAATCTGCTGCATTCCCTGTTGTTCCGAATTTTCCCCCAATAAGAGCTGCCACTGCTGTTTGGAATATACACATGAAGATGCCACCCCAGAAAAAGAGTATTCTCCTCCCAAACTGCCACACCAATCTAATTCAAGCCGCAAACTGCGCAATCTGTGTAccaaaaaatggaaaatatttcaaagaagagaaccgtttCACAAGTTCAACAAGTACTACTTCAACCGAAATGCTATCGTATCAATATTTGGacttgcacggataactcacgtgccaataatatcagtatatggatccgcacggacaactcacatgccaataacataatccgcccggcatggcCACATActtccagtccaagcatatcatacaagagcaatcaaataagtacacatgtatatgataattgaaataaaattcacatgctcttggactggtataaataacacgccatagagtaGGCATGCGCAAAGTGCGcaatcacaactcaaatcggtagttaacgcagaaatagtaactacccagtttattcagggaattagtttctttgtaacctcaagtataacccagatagttctcaacaaaggtacgaataatAGAAACGTCATAACTTTACGCTTAGccgtcaactctaggcatatcatagcctaaacatTTTTCCCGAGTCTGAATACTTTCCCCGATGTCCGCACATGGACTCAAAcctcacacatatatatatacgcacttgtagcgcgtagtcatcataaataattaacgcaactagtgactccactgagtttaaataaaatactcaccacAAACATGTCGCAACCATGAAACAACATGCTTCTGAGAACCCCCAGTCTCCATATTCATAGAACACAGGAATCACCATGACTGGTctcaactccagcactcgaatgactaacacatctttcacgcatgatcatcccatgaggaatgcTTCCACATTTCCTTCCGTTCCACATAACAATAATtggaatatcagcagtctattaaccaggtgagtatcgcaataccaatgaacatacgaaagtcaaaacacaatgccctTTTTGAAATGaacacccttctcagggattaccgagcagttataataTTCGTCTAACATCTGAAATCGATCATTCTGTCCATAATTCGTGGTCTTCCTTTTCaaaatgaactgccaccttgtacatatgagtcttaatcccgcacaacacaccatatctatcatgccatcatgtgacaagcacgagaatctcattatcaactctaagTCACCAGCATATTACATGCCAGGTCAGTTAGAAGCCTTCCATTTTCTCTCATCCatgagaaaatcacaatacacaacatgtctCCCACACCGATAGAAAATAtttggttcaaaccatggtagaaccattaagaacactttcaaatccatttgcacataaccaggctatcaaaactgaatttctctaactcgaccaagccacacgggtcaccaaacccaagaatattgccactgAAACATTTgtaaagtctcaccacatcataattaacACAAAAGAACCgaacataccattaccatactagtttagcctactacccagttgtattattttttattttctttgagtttcttctgaattaccctcaagttgacacttctccttgtcagaacaccacgatccttatccaaagctcactacaagacatcctaacataaaaccacacctcCCTAAGgtccataagccactgtattcttcttaagcacctgcATAAATACCACAATCGAGACACCCACTCTTaaggaccttatgtgaatttaaaattattcctctttcatttcttatactgaaatgtagaatccataatcaaACAGAATTACTGCACGCctcgataccatccaatgtaagtaactgattctagtgatatacaaatttaattttttttttcaattgccacatatacattttgaattcattagaaccctctcgaaagtcatccactctgctcaaatctaatttgctccgccccaaacgggccgaaagacatgttctcctttagcacaatcaacactcaaagaagtaaccctgccttaacacgacTAATCAAATTCATATTTCGTACGCACTACGTCCTTCAacataacaacttaatcattccataattttcataaagtgcaatgtaacccgtattcaggaatttccttacccgagtcatcctcgatctccacctctacaagtcataactaactcacaagtatgcctcagaccaaaactaaaatttaacatatatccatgaaattgaattgtcaatagcagactcccccacttggctcaaagccatagaacaaaacactcgataaatcacaatacccatactctattactgccataatactgcagtcaATTCAACGAATTTTTTTCTCAACTTATGCAACACCcatcataaaatacctcaatcatcctcTAAGTTCGTATTTattctcgtgacagtcaagtcaactttctcaacaagattcaaattcaaatctcaacacatacgccctgctggtagaaaagaaactttCCACTCaatattataaggaacacacctacgtagattactccgcaggagataacccacctgcttagcctcaaattggcatatTGCTATACCCTTTCACATCCACAATTACCACGGAATCACTTATTatttctgagtttgaactcatcaacacgaCATGAAAATTTACTtcgctccacaattaaacaacatgacaGATCCCTCAACGCAGTCACAACTcaagactatacgtcacatcaaaataggaatcaagtacccaataacagactcttgagtcacaagtaaactttATTCGTCTAATACAACCCACCTGACACATCTCGcattcacatcatactcatcatatagtcgTTCAACCACCCATTGAGCCACAAATTCTACTCATAGGGATACTACCGACGCATAAATCCAAATGCACCAGTTCTCACATCCGAAACTACTGAGCTTAAGCTGTGGTCTAACCTtgtcctcaagtcctccagactggccatTCACTAAAATacagaatactcatctcgaatctcgttcatggaatcacaagccggtgatgcacaactgatactgagcgctcacatgcgcacacgaatgcgtgaaaggaattcaaagagttatattttaagctgaatcaattctacatgataaaatacaagaaagggaaattttcctaagggttcggcaacctctcgaagataagtacagacgtctccataccgatccacaagactctactaaacctactcatgactcgtgagacctatgtaacctaggctctaataccaacttgtcatgacccaaagtCCTaaccgtcgtgatggtgcctatctcaatactaagcaagccgacaacatcaataacccacgatttcttttaaatacggaaaaaatataataatttaggTTTAAgggaaaatcccaaaaatatttgatataaaacacactcccaaaactcggtgtcactgagtatatgagcatctatacattacaagtctggaaagaATGACATATAATAgcctgagaccaaatacagtaaacaaggagatagggaaggagagacaaggcctGCGAAATACGGTttctacctctgaatctccagaAAATCAACTGTGCTAAAGAATCAACACCCAATGTAttcgggatcacctggatctgcacacgaagtgcagggtatagtatgagtacaaccaactcaataagtaacaataataaataagaactgaaagtagtgacaagcttcaCAACTAAGTCCAAATATAGTAATTTTCAACAcaaaaagggtaggcatgctctcaagttcaataTTTGAAATTCCACATTAATTGCATATCAACTTCGACTGAAACATAAGATAATGTCTTTCAGAAATGCCCAAAACACTGATATATGACAactgaaatgcagcaataatgaaatGAATGCATCCTCTTAGAGTAATAGTCACTCAGTTCTCCCATTCACtctaacctcacagtcactcatttttctcaatcactcagcactcggcactcgcactcagtaggtacctacgctcactgggattgtgtacaaactccggaggggctccttctgtccaagcgctataacaagccaatcatggcatataacaataaaatatgttgcggcgcgcagctcgatcccatagatatcctcacaattaggccttcggcctcactcagtcatcaacctctccagtctcggGCTCAAGATGTCATAACAATCAGCCcaacaatgataatatgatgtatcaataaatagcataagagactgagatatgatatgaaatgaatgaacatgactgagtgtgaaattacaatttgaacatataattcaaccacagaaatgaccctagtgggtaccaataataacaacatatatctaagcatgatttttaatacgagtttcagctcaattttctctaacacgtagagaatgtaatgatatcaacaaattattcaactacacagttccatgaaatttgaccaagtcacaattactacggtgcatgcccacacgcccatcacctagcatgtgcgtcacctcaaaaccaatcacataacacataatccggggtttcataccctcatgaccaaatttaaaactgttacttacctcaaaccgtataattcttTATTCTTCAATGCGcttgcctcacgaatcggccCCCAAactcctcgaatctagccacaaataattcgattcagtcaataaaattataggaattaattccatatgaaaatacaaattttctaaaaaaaatctaaaatttagctcaaaaatctcccatggggcccacgtctagAAACTTGACAAAAGTtaaaaaatccgaaagcccattcaaccacgagtctaaccataccaattttaccaaaattcgacctcaactcgacttccaaatactcaaatcttatttttaaatccccgatttacacctcaaaaacatgtaatctagtcgtaTTATTTGattataattcaatattatggagtataaatgttcacaagtgacttacctcaagattttccgtgatttctcgctcaaaaatagccacacccgcttttggaaatgtcaaaaatgataaaatttcccGGACCCTTCTGTTTTGTACACTACCCAGTGCTTTCGCACTTGCTACTCACTAAGCTGCTTTTGTGgttcccgcttctgcggcgaaGCTGTCGCTTCTACGGCTAATCACGCTTCTACGGAATatagtccgcatctgcggacacgcttCTACGAGGAGCTGCCCGCTTATGCGAAGCTGCCTCACCAAGCACCCTTGCGCTGCTGCGATCAAACGCCCGCAGGTGCGGGGCCACTTCTGCGGCCACCTACCGCTTCTACGATCGAAGCCCCCGCCACGCCTGGGCGCATCTGCGATGaaatttctgcaggtgcgattgcatcagatggCAAAAACTTTCAGATTTTTTTCTAAGTTcgaattcgatccgttaaccattcaatactcacccgagcccccgagacctcaaccaaatataccaacaagtcctaaaacatcatacaaaattATTCGAGccttcaaataacatcaaacaatgctaaaatcacgaatcatacctcaattcaagcctaatgaactttgaaacttctaaattctacaaacgacgccgaaacctatcaaatcacgtccgattgacctccgtttggcacacaagtcgtaaatgacataacagacctattcaaaaagtcaacccccgggtcaaactttccaaaaatttaactttcgctatttcatgcctaattccactacggactttcaaataatttttcggacatgcttctaagtccaaaatcaccagacggagctattagaatcatcagaattcaagtccgagattgtttacacatacatcaatatctggtcaacttttctaacttaaattttcaattataagactaagtgtctcatttcactctgaaatccttcctgacccgaaccaactaacccggtaagtcatgaaacaattataaagcataacttgagcagtaaatgagagAAACGgggtactcaaaacgaccgattggatCGTTACAAAATCTTCTCTTTCATGTTATTCTAATGCTAGGCTTGGTAAAACTATGTAACTAACTTTTATATTAATTTGTTGATGTTGTTGGTTAGGTTGTGACATATCAAGTTGTTCAGACCTACATGCAATGAGATAACAAAAGTTTCTTTATAAATGTTGAACTCGAAGAAGATCGACAAGTTATTCACAAATAGAAACTATACTTTtataatataacaatttatatttttGTAGATGAATAATTACCATAAATATATAGGAGGAACAAGATTTCGGCAACTTTCTAGGGTAAACTTGTAGATCAAATTCAACCTCACTTGAATGGATCTACATATGAACCTTTGATTGTTGTTTTGCAGCTTATGAAAGCTCAAAATTTTGGAGGTTTACCAATTTTACATCTATATTTCAAATTTAGTTTCAGAAAAGTTTATAATTTCAACTTTATAATTCATTTTATACACGGGTAATAATTCATTGCGTAACTATTGGTATGCTTCGAAACTATGGATAAATTCTACTCTGCTACAATCTATTGAGTTTAAATTCAGGTTTGTCAAGGGTATTTTTTTTTTGAGTGtactaaaaaatattaaaataatttacaACTCACTTTCTTTGACTTATGCAGATAAGTTGCAGAACATCCATCTAACTATGAGCGGATTACTCAGACAAGTTCTCAGCAAAGTTATTCTATTAGAAATGATTTAGCCAAAGAAATTGTATTGTTTAAAACTATTAGAGATTTAGTTCAGTGCATGCAAGTAAGTTAAATTTAGTATTTAATTCATACTTACCTTATGTTTTCTGTTTTACATTTAACAAAATTTACGATCTCTTAAATAGGAATGTAGCTATTGGATTGTTGTAGAAATGGTGAATTTGGAACTTCAACGAGAATGGTCATACTTGGCATCAGAGGGCGGAACCAAGATTTTAAACTTATGGGTTCGAGATTCTAATTTTTTTAAGTTACTGAGTTCTAAGTTAATAACTTATACATATTTAACAGATTTATTTTTAGACAAATACAAGGTTTGAATCAAATCTActaggttcggccgaacccattCCCGGCACTCTAGCTCTGTCCTTGCTTGGCATGCAACAAGTGTACTAAGAAGGttgaaaaaatggaaaacaaattTTTCGTAGGAAATGCAACGAAGAAGAATGTTTTGTTGCTCACAAGTACTTACGAGTATACTGTATGAATTTAAAACATATAAAAAGGAAATGCATAAGGTTAATCAAAATTGAGTTGCAGGTAAAGGCTTCAAGTTCGTATTATGGATGGAACAATTGTTGATAAAGATCAACCCCTCCCAATATTATTTCTCATAAATGTTTCAAAGAATCAAATTGTTGGTA
The nucleotide sequence above comes from Nicotiana tabacum cultivar K326 chromosome 12, ASM71507v2, whole genome shotgun sequence. Encoded proteins:
- the LOC142167118 gene encoding sugar transport protein 1-like; the protein is MCIFQTAVAALIGGKFGTTGNAADLPLWFAALVVVCICVFVANFAYSWGPLGWLVPSEISPLEVRSAAQCVTVSMNMFFTFGVAQIFLKMLCGMKFGLFIFFAVFVLIMTVFVYLYVPETKNIPIEEMSQVWREHWYWNKFVDDAEPKPQGNGLKPAKEIV